A region from the Paraburkholderia youngii genome encodes:
- a CDS encoding M61 family metallopeptidase gives MKPIRYTIVPSSPAAHLFEVTVTVADPDPAGQRFMLPVWIPGSYMVREFARNIVTLRAVNDAGRKVRVEKVDKHTWQAAPVKGALTLRYEVYAWDMSVRAAHLDDTIGFFNGTSVFLSPLGHEDAQCVVDIQKPQGAAYRDWRVATALPEARGTRRYGFGEYRAQNYDELVDHPVTLGEFALATFKSHGVPHDVVIGGRVIGLDMERLCRDLKRICEAQIALFEPKSKKAPVERYVFMTQAVTDGYGGLEHRASTALICNRTDLPVQGRDAMSEGYRTYLGLCSHEYFHTWNVKRIKPAVFAPYDLGVENYTSLLWLFEGFTSYYDDLILVRSGVISQDDYFGLLGKVIGGVQRGSGRLKQSVAESSFDAWVKYYRQDENAPNAIVSYYTKGSLIALAFDLTIRAQTGNQKSLDDVMRLLWKRFGRDFYRGKPVGVDESEIEAIFAEASGAELAELFAEGVRGTRDLPLDALLAPFGVTLAPDVDKNGKPSLGVRLRGGADCALATVHEGSAAQKAGLSAGDVLIALDGLRVTGGNIDALLARYQPGAKVEVHAFRRDELRVTQVKLDGPEVARYKLTVSDHRPAARKALERWLTK, from the coding sequence ATGAAGCCGATCCGCTACACCATCGTTCCGAGTAGCCCCGCCGCCCACCTGTTCGAAGTCACCGTGACCGTCGCCGATCCCGATCCGGCCGGCCAGCGTTTCATGCTGCCGGTGTGGATTCCGGGCAGCTACATGGTGCGCGAGTTCGCGCGCAACATCGTGACGCTGCGCGCGGTCAACGACGCGGGCCGCAAGGTGCGCGTCGAGAAGGTCGATAAGCACACGTGGCAGGCCGCGCCGGTCAAGGGAGCGTTGACGCTGCGCTACGAGGTGTACGCATGGGACATGTCGGTGCGCGCCGCGCATCTGGACGACACCATCGGCTTTTTCAACGGCACGAGCGTGTTCCTGTCGCCGCTCGGCCATGAAGACGCGCAGTGCGTGGTCGATATCCAGAAGCCGCAGGGCGCCGCGTATCGCGACTGGCGCGTCGCGACCGCGCTGCCGGAAGCGCGCGGCACCCGGCGCTACGGCTTCGGCGAGTACCGCGCGCAGAACTACGACGAACTGGTCGACCATCCGGTGACGCTCGGCGAGTTCGCGCTCGCCACGTTCAAGTCGCACGGCGTACCGCACGACGTCGTGATCGGCGGCCGAGTGATCGGGCTCGACATGGAGCGGTTGTGCCGCGACCTGAAGCGCATCTGCGAGGCGCAGATTGCACTGTTCGAACCGAAATCGAAGAAGGCGCCGGTCGAGCGCTACGTGTTCATGACGCAGGCCGTCACCGACGGTTACGGCGGTCTCGAGCATCGCGCATCGACCGCGCTGATCTGCAATCGCACCGATCTGCCGGTGCAGGGCCGCGATGCGATGAGCGAGGGCTACCGGACTTATCTCGGTCTGTGCAGCCACGAGTATTTCCACACGTGGAACGTGAAGCGGATCAAGCCGGCCGTGTTCGCGCCGTATGACCTCGGCGTCGAAAACTACACGTCGCTGCTGTGGCTGTTCGAGGGCTTCACGTCGTATTACGACGACCTGATTCTCGTGCGCAGCGGCGTGATCTCGCAGGACGACTATTTCGGCCTTCTCGGCAAGGTGATCGGCGGCGTGCAGCGCGGCAGCGGGCGCCTGAAGCAGAGCGTCGCCGAAAGCTCGTTCGACGCATGGGTCAAGTACTACCGGCAGGACGAGAACGCGCCGAACGCGATCGTCAGCTATTACACGAAGGGCTCGCTGATCGCGCTCGCGTTCGATCTGACGATCCGCGCGCAAACCGGCAATCAGAAATCGCTCGACGACGTGATGCGTCTGCTCTGGAAGCGCTTTGGCCGTGATTTTTATCGCGGCAAGCCGGTCGGCGTCGACGAAAGCGAGATCGAGGCGATTTTTGCGGAAGCGAGCGGCGCGGAACTAGCCGAACTGTTCGCCGAGGGCGTGCGCGGCACGCGCGATCTGCCGCTCGACGCGTTGCTCGCGCCGTTCGGCGTGACGCTCGCGCCGGACGTCGACAAGAACGGCAAGCCGTCGCTCGGCGTGCGGCTGCGCGGCGGCGCGGACTGCGCGCTCGCGACGGTGCACGAGGGCAGTGCCGCGCAGAAAGCCGGCCTTTCCGCTGGCGACGTGCTGATCGCGCTCGATGGCCTGCGCGTGACCGGCGGGAATATCGATGCGCTGCTGGCGCGCTACCAGCCGGGCGCGAAAGTCGAGGTGCACGCGTTCCGCCGCGATGAGCTGCGGGTTACGCAGGTGAAGCTCGACGGTCCCGAAGTGGCGCGCTACAAGCTCACGGTCAGCGATCACCGTCCCGCCGCGCGCAAAGCCCTCGAGCGCTGGCTGACGAAGTGA
- a CDS encoding uracil-DNA glycosylase, which yields MTSATRTRSSSPQASLFDDAAPAPAAASADPTTAAPPTLEAQFAALPAAWRAHLKPFIDSDTYAPLCRFVDGERAAGKTIYPADVFRALRLTSPDEVKVVILGQDPYHGEDRGTPQAHGLAFSVAPHVRPPPSLRNIFKEIGASLGHATPQHGCLDSWARQGVLLLNTVLTVERDSAASHAKRGWEKCTDTLIHELATRHQNLVFMLWGAHAQAKRALLGGKSHYVLEAPHPSPLSAHRGFLGCGHFAKANEYLMQHGREPIDWRLPDDAQMLA from the coding sequence ATGACCTCCGCTACCCGTACCCGCTCCAGTTCGCCGCAGGCATCGTTGTTCGACGATGCCGCGCCAGCTCCCGCCGCAGCGTCGGCCGACCCCACCACCGCCGCCCCGCCCACGCTCGAAGCCCAATTCGCCGCGCTGCCGGCGGCTTGGCGTGCGCATTTGAAACCCTTCATCGACAGCGACACCTACGCGCCGCTGTGCCGCTTCGTCGACGGCGAGCGTGCCGCCGGCAAAACCATCTATCCGGCCGACGTGTTCCGCGCGCTGCGCCTGACGAGTCCCGACGAAGTGAAAGTCGTGATCCTCGGCCAGGACCCGTACCACGGCGAAGACCGCGGCACACCGCAGGCGCACGGTCTCGCGTTTTCGGTCGCGCCGCACGTGCGGCCGCCGCCGTCGTTGCGCAACATCTTCAAGGAAATCGGCGCGAGTCTCGGTCATGCAACGCCGCAGCACGGGTGCCTCGACAGCTGGGCCAGACAGGGCGTGTTGCTGCTGAACACGGTGCTGACCGTCGAGCGCGACAGCGCCGCGAGCCACGCGAAACGCGGCTGGGAAAAATGCACGGACACGCTGATCCACGAACTGGCTACGCGGCATCAGAATCTCGTGTTCATGCTGTGGGGCGCGCATGCGCAGGCCAAGCGCGCGCTGCTCGGCGGCAAGTCGCACTATGTGCTGGAGGCGCCGCATCCGTCGCCGTTGTCCGCGCATCGCGGCTTTCTCGGTTGCGGTCATTTCGCGAAGGCGAACGAATATCTAATGCAGCACGGCCGCGAGCCGATCGACTGGCGTCTGCCGGACGACGCGCAAATGCTTGCGTGA
- a CDS encoding DsbC family protein, with translation MKKTFRIAAAALAIAAVTLGCSAQADQTTDKLKATLQNRLSDVTIKGVSKTPIAGLYEVNLGTQIIYSDASGDYLMLGDMVDSKTRKNLTEARLSETNRIDFATLPFGDAVKVVRGNGARKIAVFSDPNCPYCKQLEKTLQSIDNVTVYTFLYPVLSPDSTAKSKSIWCSADRAKAWESWMQDRQAPTAAATCDTAAIDKNLALGRSMNVEGTPTVFLADGRRLPGAVPADRLDKELSAVH, from the coding sequence ATGAAAAAGACTTTCCGCATCGCCGCCGCCGCCCTCGCGATCGCTGCCGTCACGCTCGGCTGCTCGGCGCAGGCCGACCAGACCACCGACAAGCTCAAAGCCACCCTGCAAAACCGTCTGTCCGACGTGACGATCAAGGGCGTGTCGAAGACGCCGATCGCGGGCCTGTACGAAGTGAACCTCGGCACGCAGATCATTTACAGCGATGCGAGCGGCGACTACCTGATGCTCGGCGACATGGTGGACTCGAAGACGCGCAAGAATCTGACCGAGGCACGCCTGTCGGAAACCAACCGCATCGACTTCGCGACCCTGCCGTTCGGCGACGCGGTGAAGGTCGTGCGCGGCAACGGCGCGCGCAAGATCGCGGTGTTCTCCGATCCGAACTGCCCGTACTGCAAGCAGCTCGAAAAAACGCTGCAGTCGATCGACAACGTGACGGTCTACACCTTTCTGTACCCGGTGCTGTCGCCGGATTCGACGGCCAAGTCGAAGTCGATCTGGTGCTCGGCCGATCGCGCGAAGGCGTGGGAATCGTGGATGCAGGACCGTCAGGCGCCGACCGCCGCCGCCACCTGCGACACCGCCGCGATCGACAAGAACCTCGCGCTCGGCCGTTCGATGAACGTCGAGGGCACGCCGACGGTGTTCCTCGCCGATGGCCGCCGACTGCCGGGCGCCGTGCCCGCCGACCGGCTCGACAAGGAACTGTCGGCGGTGCACTGA
- a CDS encoding FMN-dependent NADH-azoreductase, with the protein MTTILQINSAARSQGANSTLLVNELTEKLQQSNPGAQVVVRNLQAEPLPHLDDAVLGAFFTPAEQRTPEQAAIAARSEALIAELQAADVIVIGAPMYNFGISSQLKTYFDFIARAGITFQYTANGPEGLVKGKKVYVVSARGGKYLGTPNDSQTPYLKSFLGFLGMTDVNFIYAEGLNMGPDAATAALSSAREAIAAV; encoded by the coding sequence ATGACCACGATCCTGCAAATCAACTCGGCAGCCCGTTCGCAAGGCGCGAACTCGACGCTTCTCGTCAACGAACTGACCGAAAAGCTGCAACAGTCGAATCCGGGCGCGCAAGTCGTCGTCCGTAACTTGCAAGCCGAACCGCTGCCGCACCTCGACGACGCCGTGCTCGGCGCGTTTTTCACGCCGGCCGAGCAGCGCACGCCGGAACAAGCCGCCATCGCCGCGCGCAGCGAAGCGCTGATCGCCGAACTGCAAGCCGCCGACGTCATCGTGATCGGCGCGCCGATGTACAACTTTGGCATCTCGTCGCAACTGAAGACGTACTTCGACTTCATCGCGCGGGCGGGCATCACGTTCCAATACACCGCGAACGGCCCGGAGGGCCTCGTGAAGGGCAAGAAGGTGTACGTCGTGTCGGCACGCGGCGGCAAGTATCTCGGCACGCCGAACGATAGCCAGACGCCGTATCTGAAGAGCTTCCTCGGCTTCCTCGGCATGACCGACGTGAACTTCATCTACGCCGAAGGCCTGAACATGGGCCCGGACGCCGCGACCGCCGCGCTGAGCTCGGCACGCGAAGCGATCGCCGCGGTTTAA
- a CDS encoding UbiH/UbiF family hydroxylase, which yields MNAHHQTFDAAVIGGGLVGKTAALALTQAGLRVALLAQPCAALPAGAAFDSRVYALSSSSQDLLERLRVWQALDHSRLGPVYDMRVYGDAHAELHFSAFQASVPQLAWIVESSVIERALDAALRFQPNLTWIDTRAQALDFSVDSASIGLANGNVLEADLVVGADGAHSWVRAQIGSRMVRRDYRQIGVVANFKAAKPHGETAYQWFRDGEIIALLPMPDGHLSLVWSARTEHAEQLLALDPERLAAEVEHVSGEQFGALECVTPAQGFPLALQTVDRLVAPRVALVGDAAHLIHPLAGQGMNLGLRDVAALANTIGGKESFRDLGDMVLLRRYERARREDIRTLMIATDGLQKLFSVPGPLARAVRNTGMAFVGAQPFIKRWLVSAALG from the coding sequence ATGAACGCACACCACCAGACCTTTGATGCCGCCGTGATCGGCGGCGGGCTCGTCGGCAAGACCGCGGCGCTCGCGCTCACGCAAGCCGGACTGCGCGTCGCACTGCTCGCGCAGCCTTGCGCGGCGCTGCCGGCGGGTGCTGCCTTCGACTCGCGCGTCTATGCGTTGTCGTCGAGTTCGCAGGACTTGCTCGAACGGCTGCGGGTCTGGCAGGCGCTCGATCACTCACGGCTCGGTCCCGTCTACGACATGCGCGTCTACGGCGACGCGCACGCCGAACTGCATTTCTCCGCGTTTCAGGCATCGGTGCCGCAGCTTGCGTGGATCGTCGAGTCGTCGGTGATCGAGCGCGCGCTCGATGCCGCGCTGCGCTTCCAGCCGAACCTCACATGGATCGACACGCGCGCGCAGGCACTCGATTTCTCCGTCGACAGCGCGAGCATCGGCCTCGCGAACGGCAACGTGCTCGAAGCGGACCTGGTAGTCGGCGCGGACGGCGCGCACTCGTGGGTGCGCGCGCAGATCGGCTCGAGGATGGTACGCCGCGACTACCGGCAGATCGGCGTGGTCGCCAATTTCAAGGCAGCGAAACCGCACGGCGAAACCGCGTATCAGTGGTTCCGCGACGGCGAGATCATCGCGTTGCTGCCGATGCCGGACGGCCACCTGTCGCTGGTCTGGTCGGCCCGCACCGAACACGCCGAGCAATTGCTCGCGCTCGATCCCGAGCGGCTCGCCGCCGAAGTCGAGCACGTGAGCGGTGAACAGTTCGGCGCGCTCGAGTGTGTCACGCCCGCGCAGGGCTTCCCGCTCGCGCTGCAAACCGTCGACCGGCTGGTCGCGCCGCGTGTCGCGCTGGTCGGTGATGCCGCGCATCTGATCCACCCGCTGGCAGGGCAGGGCATGAACCTCGGCTTGCGCGACGTCGCCGCGCTCGCGAACACGATCGGCGGCAAGGAGTCGTTTCGCGATCTCGGCGACATGGTGCTGCTGCGTCGCTACGAACGCGCGCGCCGCGAAGACATCCGCACGCTGATGATCGCCACCGACGGCCTGCAGAAACTGTTTTCGGTGCCCGGTCCGCTCGCGCGCGCCGTGCGCAATACCGGCATGGCGTTCGTCGGCGCGCAGCCATTCATCAAGCGCTGGCTCGTGTCGGCCGCGCTGGGGTAA